A stretch of the Xiphias gladius isolate SHS-SW01 ecotype Sanya breed wild chromosome 19, ASM1685928v1, whole genome shotgun sequence genome encodes the following:
- the xbp1 gene encoding LOW QUALITY PROTEIN: X-box-binding protein 1 (The sequence of the model RefSeq protein was modified relative to this genomic sequence to represent the inferred CDS: deleted 2 bases in 1 codon) → MVVVAAGTGGAHKVLLISGKQTGSSSGSQTGFSRPISVVLPSAASQVSSDSDSNTSAGPPVRKRQRLTHLSPEEKALRRKLKNRVAAQTARDRKKAKMGELEQQVLELELENQKLHIENRVLREKTSGLLTENEELRQRLGLDTLDSKEKVQVLFSTGNEAGLGIGSSERSTQATCASAAGAGPAVPKSEDFSMDTDGPDTTDNESDLLLGILDILDPELFLKSCEQECQEPQVLLVGGGDPVPTTTPAPLGAPSVKLEALNELIHFDHIYTKPVEELSSGQCNDSESDTEEKIDEATFPITEVVVEEETVCIKDEPEEVVIPSCNGHSQVDDFFSADSSPALSGLDKEACLADTYSDSGYEGSPSPFSDMSSPLCSESSWDDMFANELFPQLISV, encoded by the exons ATGGTGGTGGTAGCAGCTGGGACCGGAGGAGCCCACAAAGTGCTCCTGATATCGGGGAAGCAGACCGGCTCCTCGAGCGGCTCGCAGACGGGCTTCAGCCGGCCCATATCCGTCGTTCTACCGTCAGCGGCCAGCCAGGTGTCGTCGGATTCAGACTCCAACACCTCCGCGGGGCCGCCGGTACGGAAAAGACAGAGGCTCACGCACTTGAGTCCGGAGGAGAAAGCACTTCGCAG gAAACTCAAGAACAGAGTCGCAGCTCAAACAGccagagacaggaaaaaggCCAAAATGGGGGAACTGGAACAGCAAGTattggagctggagctggag AACCAGAAACTTCACATAGAAAACAGGGTGCTCCGGGAAAAGACAAGCGGcctactgacagaaaatgaggaaCTGAGACAGAGACTTGGGTTGGACACCCTTGACTCAAAAGAGAAG GTTCAGGTGCTGTTTTCCACTGGGAATGAAGCAGGTTTGGGGATCGGGTCTTCTGAG CGCAGCACTCAGGCTACGTGTGCCTCCGCAGCAGGTGCAGGCCCAGCAGTCCCTAAATCTGAAGACTTCTCAATGGATACAGATGGTCCTGACACTACAGACAATGAG TCTGATTTGCTACTGGGCATTCTGGACATCCTTGACCCAGAGCTGTTCCTCAAGTCTTGTGAACAGGAGTGCCAGGAGCCGCAGGTGCTGCTCGTTGGAGGGGGGGACCCAGTACCTACCACCACACCTGCGCCTCTGGGGGCCCCATCAGTTAAGCTGGAAGCCCTTAATGAACTGATCCACTTTGACCACATCTACACGAAGCCCGTGGAGGAGTTGAGCAGTGGGCAGTGCAACGACTCGGAGAGCGACACAGAGGAGAAGATAGACGAGGCCACCTTCCCCATTACCGAGGTGGTGGTTGAGGAGGAGACGGTCTGCATCAAAGATGAGCCAGAGGAAGTGGTCATCCCCAGCTGTAATGGTCACAGTCAGGTGGATGACTTTTTCTCTGCAGACTCCTCCCCTGCCCTCAGTGGCCTGGATAAGGAAGCCTGCCTGGCGGACACCTACAGCGACTCCGGATACGAAGGGTCCCCTTCCCCTTTCAGCGACATGTCCTCTCCCCTGTGCTCTGAGAGCTCCTGGGACGACATGTTTGCTAACGAACTCTTCCCCCAGCTTATCAGTGTCTGA